The following are encoded together in the Populus trichocarpa isolate Nisqually-1 chromosome 5, P.trichocarpa_v4.1, whole genome shotgun sequence genome:
- the LOC7477660 gene encoding auxin response factor 5 translates to MGSVEEKIKTGGLANGAQTNLLEEMKLLKEFQDQSGIRKAINSELWYACAGPLVSLPQVGSLVYYFPQGHSEQVAVSTRRSATSQIPNYPNLPSQLLCQVHNVTLHADKDTDEIYAQMSLQPVNTEKDVFPIPDFGLRPSKHPSEFFCKTLTASDTSTHGGFSVPRRAAEKLFPPLDYTMQPPTQELVVRDLHDNTWTFRHIYRGQPKRHLLTTGWSLFVGSKRLKAGDSVLFIRDEKSQLMVGVRRANRQQTTLPSSVLSADSMHIGVLAAAAHATANRSPFTIFYNPRACPSDFVIPLIKFRKAVFGTQVSVGMRFGMMFETEESGKRRYMGTIVGISDLDPLRWPGSKWRNLQVEWDEPGCSDKQNRVSSWEIETPESLFIFPSLTSGLKRPLQSGFLGDSEWGSLVKKPLSWLPGSGNANLPYASMSNICSEQLINMLMKPHPINYPGICGAALPEVSAAKVASLDVKNMQATINQMPQLNQSGVTSVENQNYSQICLDQSDAIISSSLKINVAGKSFSSSEVENQASVGVGERKLKAETEHLPDQLSQLTSTGECIVQKPSSCPMTQQNATNHLAFQNQNQGHSQLQTNLWPAQAFPESSLLNSQQILSPLADATAPNCSLPFLDADEWISHPMSLAGMYRSGPLSMFGSQDTSVVFPEAINPSLPFMNQDVWDHQMSNSRFLSQANQLISSTQQEPCTLNSGAVKDLSDESNDQSGIYGSLNFDASNGGGSVVDPSVSSAILDEFCTLKDADLQNASDCLVGNLSSSQDVQSQITSASLADSQAFSRQDFPDNSGGTSSSNVDFDNSNMLQNSSWQQVAPRVRTYTKVQKTGSVGRSIDVSSFKNYEELCSAIECMFGLDGLLNNPKRSGWKLVYVDYENDVLLIGDDPWEEFVGCVRCIRILSPSEVQQMSEEGMKLLNSANIQGTNAPITEGSHAR, encoded by the exons ATGGGGTCTGTGGAAGAGAAAATCAAGACAGGAGGGCTTGCTAATGGAGCTCAAACAAATCTTCTCGAGGAAATGAAGTTGTTGAAAGAATTTCAAGATCAGTCTG GAATACGGAAGGCAATCAACTCGGAGCTGTGGTACGCTTGTGCAGGCCCACTAGTTTCCTTGCCTCAGGTTGGAAGTCTGGTGTATTATTTTCCTCAAGGACACAGTGAGCAG GTGGCAGTTTCCACGAGAAGATCAGCTACTTCACAGATCCCCAACTACCCAAATCTGCCTTCTCAGTTATTGTGCCAAGTTCACAATGTCACCCTACAT GCAGACAAAGATACAGATGAAATCTATGCTCAAATGAGTCTTCAACCAGTGAACACT GAAAAAGATGTCTTCCCTATACCAGATTTTGGGCTAAGGCCCAGCAAGCATCCAAGTGAATTTTTCTGCAAAACTTTGACTGCTAGCGATACAAGTACACACGGTGGCTTCTCAGTGCCACGCAGGGCAGCAGAAAAGCTCTTCCCTCCACTG GATTACACAATGCAACCGCCAACTCAGGAGCTTGTTGTAAGGGACTTGCATGATAATACCTGGACTTTTCGCCATATATACCGCG GGCAGCCAAAACGACACCTTCTTACAACTGGGTGGAGTTTATTTGTGGGTTCAAAAAGGCTTAAAGCAGGTGATTCTGTTTTGTTCATCAG GGATGAAAAGTCACAGTTAATGGTGGGTGTGAGGCGTGCAAACCGTCAACAAACAACATTACCTTCATCAGTTCTATCTGCTGATAGCATGCACATTGGTGTCCTTGCTGCTGCAGCTCATGCTACTGCCAATCGAAGCCCATTCACCATTTTTTACAATCCAAG GGCATGCCCTTCAGACTTTGTCATTCCTTTGATTAAATTCCGGAAAGCTGTATTTGGAACTCAAGTCTCAGTCGGTATGAGGTTTGGAATGATGTTTGAGACAGAAGAGTCAGGAAAACGCAG ATATATGGGCACAATAGTTGGTATCAGTGACTTGGATCCACTGAGGTGGCCTGGTTCTAAGTGGCGGAATCTTCAG GTGGAGTGGGATGAGCCAGGGTGTTCTGATAAGCAGAACAGGGTTAGTTCATGGGAAATTGAGACTCCCGAAAgtctctttatttttccttctctgACTTCAGGTCTCAAACGACCCTTGCAGTCTGGATTTTTAG GAGATTCTGAGTGGGGGAGTTTGGTAAAAAAGCCCCTTTCATGGCTTCCTGGCAGTGGAAATGCAAATCTCCCATATGCTTCAATGTCAaacatatgttctgaacaactGATTAACATGCTAATGAAACCTCATCCTATTAACTATCCTGGAATCTGTGGAGCTGCACTACCAGAAGTTTCTGCCGCGAAGGTGGCTTCATTAGATGTTAAGAACATGCAGGCAACAATTAATCAGATGCCTCAGCTAAACCAGTCAGGAGTTACGTCTGTAGAAAACCAGAATTATTCACAGATCTGTCTAGACCAATCTGATGCCATAATCTCAtcttcattgaaaataaatgtaGCTGGGAAGTCATTTTCTTCAAGCGAAGTTGAAAATCAAGCATCAGTTGGAGTTggtgaaagaaaattaaaggcaGAAACTGAGCATTTGCCAGATCAGTTAAGCCAGCTAACCTCAACAGGAGAATGCATTGTGCAGAAACCATCATCGTGTCCTATGACCCAGCAGAATGCCACAAATCATCTAGCGTTCCAAAACCAGAATCAGGGCCACTCACAATTACAAACCAACCTCTGGCCTGCACAGGCATTTCCAGAATCATCGCTACTTAATTCCCAACAGATCCTTTCACCTCTTGCTGATGCTACTGCACCTAACTGCTCACTACCGTTTCTAGATGCAGATGAATGGATATCACATCCCATGTCTCTTGCTGGGATGTATAGATCGGGGCCACTGTCTATGTTTGGATCACAGGACACATCAGTTGTGTTCCCGGAAGCAATTAATCCCTCTTTACCTTTTATGAATCAAGATGTGTGGGATCATCAGATGAGCAATTCAAGATTTCTATCCCAAGCAAACCAATTGATTTCTTCGACTCAGCAAGAGCCTTGTACCTTAAACTCAGGTGCAGTGAAGGATTTATCTGATGAGAGCAATGATCAAAGTGGGATTTATGGTTCTCTCAACTTTGACGCCAGCAATGGGGGTGGTTCTGTGGTCGATCCTTCTGTCTCAAGTGCTATACTAGATGAGTTCTGCACATTAAAGGATGCTGATTTGCAGAATGCTTCGGATTGTCTAGTTGGCAACCTCAGCTCAAGCCAGGATGTTCAGTCTCAGATTACCTCAGCAAGCCTAGCAGATTCCCAAGCTTTCTCACGGCAAGACTTTCCTGACAACTCAGGTGGTACATCTTCCAGCAACGTTGATTTTGATAATAGCAATATGCTCCAGAATAGCTCATGGCAGCAAGTTGCCCCACGTGTGCGCACATATACCAAG GTTCAGAAGACAGGGTCTGTTGGCAGGTCAATTGATGTCtcgagttttaaaaattatgaagaacTATGCTCCGCTATTGAATGCATGTTTGGACTTGACGGGCTTCTAAATAATCCTAAACGTTCTGGGTGGAAATTAGTATACGTGGACTACGAGAATGACGTTCTACTCATTGGTGATGATCCTTGGGA GGAATTTGTCGGCTGTGTCCGTTGCATAAGGATTCTGTCACCTTCAGAAGTTCAGCAGATGAGTGAAGAGGGAATGAAGCTTCTTAACAGCGCTAACATCCAAGGGACCAATGCACCCATCACCGAGGGTAGCCATGCTCGATAA